The Streptomyces sp. ICC1 DNA window GACCGAGATGCCGAAGAGCGGGGAGTTGGCCGTGACCCGTGCGGGCTGGGTGTAGACGCGCATCTCGACGCCGTCGGCGGTCGTCACGTCGTGGAGCGTGGCGTCGCGGGTGCCCGCGGCGATCTCCTTGTCGATCGCGGTGACCGGCAGGGTCGCGGGACCGCTCACCCAGCAGTGGATGCCCTCGGCCGTCACGATCTGCACGGACGCGTTCAGGTTCCCGGCGATCTCCTGGCCGGGCTGGGTGGTCTGGCCGGGCTGGTTGGTCGGCGCCTTCTCCGGGCACGGGCGGTTGTCGCGGATGACGCGGCTGACCTCCACGGCGGCGTTCGTGGACATCAGGGACCGGTCCAGCTGCTCGCTCAGCTGCGCCCGGACCATCACCCAGGACACGCCGGCGACGGCCGCGACGGCGACCGCCACCGCGACCGTGACCAGCAGGGCGAGGCGCGAGCGCAGGGGCAGCCCGCGGAATCTGGCGGCCGGGCTCATTCGGGGCCGCTCTCGCCCGCGCGCAGGACGTAGCCCACCCCTCGTACGGTGTGGACCAGGCGGGGCTCACCGCCGGCCTCGGTCTTGCGGCGCAGGTACATCACGTAGACGTCCAGGGAGTTGGAGCTGGGCTCGAAGTCGAAGCCCCACACGGTCTTGAGGATCTGCTCGCGGGTCAGGACCTGGCGCGGGTGCGCGAGGAACATCTCCAGCAGGGTGAACTCGGTACGGGTCAGCTCCACCGGGCGGCCGGCGCGGGTGACCTCGCGGGTGGCGAGGTCCATGCGCAGGTCGCCGAAGGTGAGGGCGTCCTCAAGCTCGCCGTCCCCGGGGGCGGGGGCGGCGTAGGAGCTGCGGCGCAGCAGCGCGCGGACCCGGGCGAAGAGCTCGTCCAGCTCGAACGGCTTGACCAGGTAGTCGTCGGCGCCCGCGTCGAGGCCGGTGACCCGGTCGCCGACGGTGTCGCGGGCGGTCAGCATCAGGACCGGCGTGGTGCTGCCGGAGGCGCGCAGTCTGCGGGCCGCCGTCAGACCGTCCATCCGGGGCATCTGGATGTCGAGGATGATCAGGTCCGGGGCGTACGAGGCCGCCTTGTCGAGGGCGTCGAGCCCGTCGACGGCGGTCTGCGTGCCGTACCCCTCGAAGGCCAGGCTGCGGCGCAGGGCCTCGCGCACGGCCGGTTCGTCGTCGACGACGAGGATGCGCTGCTGGTCGCCTTCGGCGGTCATTCAGGTCCCCCAGGGGTGGTGGTCGGTCTCCTACCAGGCTCGCACGGGCGGGCTAGAAGGAGGTCCCGAATCCATTGGTGCCGCTGTTGCCACTGGTGCCGCTGTTGCCGGTGCCGTTGCCCGTGCCGCCGGGGCCGCCCTTGCGCAGGGAGGGCAGGTCGGCCTTGATGGTGTTGACCGGGATGGCGAAGCCGAGGCCGACGCTGCCGGCGGAGCCGCTGTCGCTGGAGGGGGAGTAGATCGCGGAGGGCATGCCCACGATCTCGCCGTTCATGTTGACGAGGGCGCCGCCGGAGTTGCCGGGGTTGAGGGAGGCGTCGGTCTGGATGGCCTTGTAGGAGGTGGTGTCCGTACCGGTGTCCCCGTTGAACTGCTGGCCGCCGTAGGAGAACGGGTAACCGCCCTGCGGGGACTGCTGCTTCTCGGACTTGGGGACGTTCACCTCGCGGTTCAGCGCGGAGACGATGCCGCTGGTGACCGTGCCGGTGAGGCGGTCGGGAGAGCCGATGGCGACGACCTCGTCGCCGACCTTGAGCTTGTCGGAGTCGCCGAGCTTGGCCGGGGTCAGGCCGCTCGCGCCTTCGAGCTTGATGAGGGCGAGGTCCTTGTCCGGGTCGGTGCCGACGATCTTCGCGTTGTACTTCTTGCCGTCGCTCATCGTCACCTGGATCTGGGTGGCGCCGTCGACGACGTGGTTGTTGGTGACGATCTCGCCGTCGGCGGTGATCACGACGCCGGAGCCGGTGCCCTGGCCGGACGAGGTGCGGGTGTCGATGCGGACGACGGAGGGGCTGACGTTCTCGGCGACGCCGGAGACGGTGCCGCTGTTCGACTGCGAGATGGTGCTGCCGTTGACGCCGGTGCCGGTGCCGTTGGTCTTGTTGAGCACCTGCTGGACGGCGGCGGCCGTGCCGCCGCCGATGACCGCGGCGGCGAGGGCGACGGCGGCGAGGAGGGCGACGGGGCGCTTCGCCCTGGCCGGGCCGCGGTGCGGGGGCGGGGCCGCCGGGGCTTCGCCCCAGGTGGCCCAGCCGCCGGTCCCCGCGGGGCTCGCGGGGACGGTCTCGCCCCGGATGACCGGGGGCGTGTGGGCGGTGTGGGGGCGGAAGAGGAAAAAGGGTATAAGAGACAGGTCCGGCGGCATCGAGGGCCCGCCGGGGGCGCCGTGCTTGCCCATCTTCAGGCGCCGCGCCGACAGGCCGTAGATGCCCAGCGGCGAGAACAGGACCACGCGCGGCACGTAGCCGGCCTCGGCGCAGGGGATGCACAGCAGGTCCCGGCCGTGCGTGTGGGTGGCGGCCCGGGCGGTCTCGACCGGCTCGCGCCAGCAGGCCTCGCAGGTGGTGACGTCCGTCGCGGACGTCCGGTACTCCGTCGTGATCACGTCCACATCTCCTTGTCCTCGGTGAAGCCGGCCCGCCGGATCGCGTCGACGGTCCGCTGTGCCCAGCCGGGCGCGATCGGCGGTGCGCCGTCGACGGCCGGGTAGTGGTGCACGAAGACGCCGAGGCGGGCGCTGAGTGCGTGGTGGATCTCGGTGTTCACGAGGAGCGCGTGGAAGCCCTCGTCAACGATTGGGGACGGCACGAGGCGCTCGTCGCTCCGGGCGGCCGCAGCCACGAACTTGAGGGTCTCGACGATGACCTGCTCGGCGTACACCCAGCCGAAGTCCGACTGGTTCCGTGCGAGCGTCGCGGTGACGGCAGTGAACTCGTCGGCGCCGAGGAGACCGCGGGCGTCGCGGTCGCCGGGCGCCGCGGTGAGCACGCTGCCCGTGGCTGCGGGTGTCGGGGTTTCGCCCTTGCCGGCGCTGCACGGCGGCGGGGGTGTCGGGGTCGGACTGGACATGCTTCTCCCATGAGTCGGAGTGCAGGGTCAGCGGGCCTTCTTGCAGCCCTCGTTGTGGACGAGGGCGCCACCCTCAGGGCCGCCGAGCGGCAGGGGCTTCGCATCGCATTCAGGGCACCGGGCCGGAGCGGTCCACCGGCCCGCCGGGTACGTGGGGGGCGTGCTCACACGGGCTCCAGACCGTCGGGGGCCGCAGTGAACTCGGGCCCCCCGCCGGCGGGACGGACGTACGCGGTGAGGGCCTCGCGGCGACGCCCGGCCGTGTGGCCGAGGGTCTGCCGCATGACGGCCATCACCTGGCCCTCGCGCCCGGTCTTGGGGTCGCGGACCTGCCTGTGCAGAAGAGGATGATCCTCGTATTCGAGCTCCACACTCGTGCCTTCCTCGGGCACTTCCATGCCGGTGCTCCCTACCGTCGTCAGCGGGTGGTGCTCAGAGCGTGGCGGAGCAGCGCGCGACGGAGCCAGCGATGTGCAGATTTGTGCACCCCCCAACTCGCCTGGGAGGTTGGCCACATCCACACCTTGACCGGCCATGGCTCGGCCACAACGCTGGTGCACGGAAGTGCACAGGCCGATACAGGAGGCTGGCATGCCGCTACTGTTCGTGGGAATCGACCCCAAAACCGGAGACAAGCAGAGCCCAACTGCCTGAGCTGACCTGGAACATGCGGAGCTGGTGCTCCAGGGGTGGCTACCGGGGCCGGAGCTGGAGGCCGAGTGCGCGGCCACCGAAGTACCGGGCCACGCCGTAGGAATCCCTGAAGGAGAAGGCGTGATCCGCCTCCCGGCCCGCATGCTGCACATGATCAGGGAGGCATGCGATGTCCTCGACGCCCACCTTCGATGAGCTGATGGCCGGATGCACCACGGCATTCCACCTGGAGATGCGCGACTCCTACGCCGTGGACTACGAGACCGGCCCATTCGTGGCCTGGCGTACGGGCTACCGGCACGATCCGGCCGACCGGGCGGCCTGGTGGCGCCCGTGGCTTGACCTCGTGGTGGACGCGGTAGGCCGCGGGATTGAGATCCGCCGGGCCCGCATCGTCTCGGAGCCGGCCAGCGAGTACACCCGGTTCCTGTACGACTCGACGTTCACGAATGTCGCCGCGGGCGAGGACGTGCGGTGGCTGCCACGGCGCCGAGCGTCGGACATCGCGCCTCCCGGGAACGACTTCTGGCTGTTCGACGGTGAGTGGGTGCACTGGAACCACTTTGCTGGCGACGGATCGTCGCTCGGCGAAGAGATCACCAGCGATCCCGTCTCGGCGAAGCTGTGCACCGAGGCCTTCGAGACGGTCTGGGCGCGGGCCACGCCGCACGCCGAGTACAAGATCTGACAGGACGGTCCGACGCTCGATGCCCGCCTCCCCGTCGTCCTCCGCGCAGGCCGCCCGCGAAGCCGTAGCCGCACGGCTACGCGACCTACGCAGAGGCGCGGGGCTGACCGTCGCCGAGCTGGCCGGCCTCTGTGGCTGGCACCACTCCAAGACGTCCCGCATCGAGAACGGACGCACGGCTCCCTCAGCAGGAGACATCCGCCGCTGGTGCGGTGCCTGCGGCCATCCCGATGAGGCGGCGGACCTCGTCGTCCGGTCCATGAGCGCCGAGTCCATGTACAGCGAGTGGCGCCACCAGGTGCAGGAACTGAAGAAGCTCCAGAACTCGTGGCCCCGGATCTTCGCCGAGACTCAGCTGTTCCGGATCTACTCGTCCACGCTCGTGCCCGGCGTGCTCCAGGCCGAGGGCTATGCGGCCGGCCTGCTCGGCACCATCGCACGCTTCCGGGGCTACCCGGAGGAGGGCGACGAAGCCGCACGCGCGCGCGTGGACCGATCCCGGATCATCCACGACCCGGGCCGCCGCGCCGTCCTCGTGGTCGAGGAGACGGCCCTGTACTACCGGATGGGCAACCCGGACGCGACGGCTGCCCAGCTCGGCTACCTGCTGACCGCCGGAGCCCTGCCAGCGGTGTCCCTGGGGGTGATCCCGCGCACGGTGGAGCCACGCACGATGTGGCCGGTGGAGACGTTCCACGTCTACGACGACGCGTTCGTGTCCGTGGAACTGCTCTCGGCCGAGGTCAACATCACCCAGCCGTCTGAAGTCGGGCTCTACCTGAAGGCATTCGAGGAGCTGCGCCGCATGGCCGTCTACGGGGCTGACGCCCGCGCACTGGTCATGGGCGCCCTTGCCGAGCTGCAGTAGCCGCCCCGCAGCGAGGATCGGCGTCCGGGCGGCGTCGGCCCCGCGCGCCTCTCCTCGGCTGACAGGCGTCGCGGGGTCAGCCCTCGGCCGTCAGGGACCGGTCACCGTCCAGCGCGTACGCCATCACGGCGGCAGCC harbors:
- a CDS encoding DUF6879 family protein → MSSTPTFDELMAGCTTAFHLEMRDSYAVDYETGPFVAWRTGYRHDPADRAAWWRPWLDLVVDAVGRGIEIRRARIVSEPASEYTRFLYDSTFTNVAAGEDVRWLPRRRASDIAPPGNDFWLFDGEWVHWNHFAGDGSSLGEEITSDPVSAKLCTEAFETVWARATPHAEYKI
- a CDS encoding helix-turn-helix transcriptional regulator; this translates as MPASPSSSAQAAREAVAARLRDLRRGAGLTVAELAGLCGWHHSKTSRIENGRTAPSAGDIRRWCGACGHPDEAADLVVRSMSAESMYSEWRHQVQELKKLQNSWPRIFAETQLFRIYSSTLVPGVLQAEGYAAGLLGTIARFRGYPEEGDEAARARVDRSRIIHDPGRRAVLVVEETALYYRMGNPDATAAQLGYLLTAGALPAVSLGVIPRTVEPRTMWPVETFHVYDDAFVSVELLSAEVNITQPSEVGLYLKAFEELRRMAVYGADARALVMGALAELQ
- a CDS encoding response regulator transcription factor, yielding MTAEGDQQRILVVDDEPAVREALRRSLAFEGYGTQTAVDGLDALDKAASYAPDLIILDIQMPRMDGLTAARRLRASGSTTPVLMLTARDTVGDRVTGLDAGADDYLVKPFELDELFARVRALLRRSSYAAPAPGDGELEDALTFGDLRMDLATREVTRAGRPVELTRTEFTLLEMFLAHPRQVLTREQILKTVWGFDFEPSSNSLDVYVMYLRRKTEAGGEPRLVHTVRGVGYVLRAGESGPE
- a CDS encoding trypsin-like peptidase domain-containing protein codes for the protein MITTEYRTSATDVTTCEACWREPVETARAATHTHGRDLLCIPCAEAGYVPRVVLFSPLGIYGLSARRLKMGKHGAPGGPSMPPDLSLIPFFLFRPHTAHTPPVIRGETVPASPAGTGGWATWGEAPAAPPPHRGPARAKRPVALLAAVALAAAVIGGGTAAAVQQVLNKTNGTGTGVNGSTISQSNSGTVSGVAENVSPSVVRIDTRTSSGQGTGSGVVITADGEIVTNNHVVDGATQIQVTMSDGKKYNAKIVGTDPDKDLALIKLEGASGLTPAKLGDSDKLKVGDEVVAIGSPDRLTGTVTSGIVSALNREVNVPKSEKQQSPQGGYPFSYGGQQFNGDTGTDTTSYKAIQTDASLNPGNSGGALVNMNGEIVGMPSAIYSPSSDSGSAGSVGLGFAIPVNTIKADLPSLRKGGPGGTGNGTGNSGTSGNSGTNGFGTSF